The Phocoena phocoena chromosome 4, mPhoPho1.1, whole genome shotgun sequence genome contains a region encoding:
- the GP5 gene encoding platelet glycoprotein V produces MLRSALLCAALGLLRAQPFPCPPTCRCIFRDAAQCSQGSVARIAALGLPTNLTHILLFRMGPGALLNSSFSGMTVLQRLMLSDSQVSAIAPGTFNDLIKLKTLRLSHNKITHLPGALLDKLVLLEQLFLDGNELKSLDQNMFQKLVNLQELFLNQNQLAFLPASLFTHLGNLKLLDLSGNNLTHLPEGLFGVQVKLEKLLLHSNQLVSLDSGLLDSLRALMELQLDRNHIRSVAPGAFDRLRSLSSLTLSRNRLEFLPSALFLHSHNLTFLTLFENPLEELPEVLFGVMGGLRELWLNATQLRTLPAAAFRNLSGLRVLGVTLSPRLSALPEDAFRGLGELRVLALRSTGLVSLPAGLLRGLGGLRHLSLRRNRLRTLPRELFRNVSSLEEVQLDHNQLETLPGDVFEALPRLAKVLLGHNPWRCDCGLGPFLAWLRRHAGLVGRAEAPLCHGPGPHAGLPLWALPLGDPGCPPSRSLALGSSEGPQQPALPAAPARASLGPKRSESWAWARPVAEGRSQEQNLFWGLYFLLLAAQAIITGIIVFAMIRLGRLFRKLIRERALV; encoded by the coding sequence ATGCTGAGGAGCGCTCTGCTGTGCGCCGCGCTCGGGCTCCTGCGCGCCCAGCCcttcccctgcccacccacctgcAGGTGCATTTTCCGCGACGCCGCGCAGTGCTCGCAGGGTAGCGTGGCGCGCATCGCGGCGCTCGGCTTGCCCACCAACCTTACGCACATCCTGCTTTTCCGAATGGGCCCCGGCGCCTTGCTGAACAGCAGCTTCAGTGGCATGACCGTCCTGCAGCGCCTAATGCTGTCCGACAGCCAAGTTTCGGCCATTGCTCCCGGCACTTTCAACGACCTGATAAAACTTAAAACCCTGAGGTTATCGCACAACAAGATCACTCATCTTCCAGGCGCGCTGTTGGATAAGCTGGTGCTCTTGGAACAGTTGTTTCTGGACGGCAATGAACTAAAGAGCCTTGACCAAAACATGTTTCAGAAACTGGTTAACCTGCAGGAGCTCTTTTTGAACCAAAACCAACTCGCTTTCCTCCCTGCTAGCCTCTTCACACACCTGGGGAACCTGAAATTGTTGGATTTATCGGGAAATAATTTGACCCACCTGCCCGAGGGATTGTTTGGGGTCCAGGTTAAGCTTGAGAAGCTTCTGCTCCACTCGAACCAGCTCGTGTCTCTGGATTCGGGGCTGTTGGATAGCCTGCGCGCCCTGATGGAGTTGCAGCTCGACAGAAATCACATCCGTTCCGTCGCACCCGGCGCCTTCGACCGTCTGCGAAGCCTGAGCTCTTTGACTCTTTCCAGAAACCGCCTCGAgtttctgccctctgccctcttccTTCACTCGCACAATTTGACCTTCCTGACCCTGTTCGAGAACCCGCTGGAGGAACTCCCCGAGGTGCTCTTCGGGGTGATGGGCGGCCTGCGGGAGCTGTGGCTGAACGCCACCCAGTTGCGCACCCTGCCTGCCGCCGCCTTCCGCAACCTGAGCGGCCTGCGGGTCCTGGGGGTGACGCTGAGCCCGCGGCTGAGCGCGCTCCCGGAGGACGCCTTTCGGGGCCTCGGCGAGCTGCGGGTGCTCGCCCTGCGCTCCACCGGCCTGGTTTCCCTCCCCGCCGGCTTGCTCCGCGGCCTCGGCGGGCTGCGCCACTTGTCGCTGCGCCGCAACCGGCTGCGGACCCTGCCCCGCGAGCTCTTCCGCAACGTCAGCAGCCTGGAGGAGGTCCAGCTTGACCACAACCAGCTGGAGACACTGCCCGGAGACGTATTTGAGGCTCTGCCCCGGCTGGCGAAGGTCCTGCTGGGGCACAATCCCTGGCGCTGCGACTGTGGCCTGGGGCCCTTCCTGGCGTGGCTGCGGCGGCACGCGGGCCTCGTGGGTCGAGCCGAGGCCCCGCTGTGTCACGGCCCCGGGCCGCACGCCGGCCTGCCGCTCTGGGCCCTGCCCCTCGGCGACCCCGGCTGCCCGCCTTCCCGCAGCCTCGCCCTCGGCTCTTCCGAAGGCCCCCAGCAGCCCGCCCTGCCCGCCGCCCCTGCCCGCGCTTCCTTGGGACCCAAGCGCTCCGAGTCCTGGGCGTGGGCCCGGCCGGTGGCCGAAGGCAGAAGTCAGGAACAGAACCTGTTCTGGGGTCTCTATTTTCTGCTTTTAGCTGCTCAGGCCATAATAACCGGGATCATAGTGTTTGCGATGATTCGACTCGGCAGGCTCTTTCGGAAATTAatcagagagagagctctggtttGA